The genomic stretch CAGGAGTTGCTGGAGAAATTAACCCTTTATGATTGGAGGAAAATGACTTGGCTACTTTATTGTCAGAATATGTTTACATGTAATAATCTAGAGGTGTACTCCAAGAGAACGCCTTTTAACGTTTCTCTAGGAGTGGAATGGAAACCCAAGTAGAACCCTTCAAAATTTCTCTAGCATAAGGTGGTTGTGGAAACATCTGTCATGTTTTGGCATTGCTTTAGTCCAAAGGCCAGACATGAGGGGTGTCTTTATAGTTTTTCTTTGTTTAGCAAAGAAACATCTCCGAGTTTTATCGATTCTCAATAGGCGTTGTTTACTTGCATGCTGGAAAATCTATGTATCTTGTAATGGAATAAAATTATCAAATGCTGCTCTATTGTGTCGATATTATATATTTCTGAGACATCTTCAATATTCTACTCGCTTATGGACACAGAAGTAATGAAACAAGCATGTTTGCAAATCATATGGCCTGGTTCAGCTTCATCTGCTCATTTGGTTGGAAGAAAACCTCAAGCGTACAAGGGGAATGGGAAACAGAAAAGGTGACAATATATCAGTATGCTTTTTGAAAGGATCCTAGATTAACACGCCATGACCTTGTTACTTTCCTTTTCTTGAGGTCCATCAGGCACCCCAATTATCGAAAGTTTGTTCATTTATAGCAATTCTTTTTTCTCCGTAAAGAAGAATCCATTGTGCTAAAGCCAACAAAATAGTCTGACCACTGCAGAAGTTATAGCTCAGGCATCCTGCAACTTCCTCTCCTAAAAATATGCCAGATGCGTCAGTAGATCCTCAAATTTGAAACTGACTAGCTTCAAAATCTTAGTAAGTGTCCTAATCATGGTTCGCAATAGCGGCCGATACCGATACGTATCGGCCAAGTCGTAACTAAAACGCAGGAGACCAATACGACATCGATCCCAAATCTCGGACGACTTGTTTTGACTCAGCCGATATCGGCCGATTGGAATCCATGATGCATGATATCGGCCGATATATCCGAGTCAACTCAGAGTCGCTcggatatttttttaaattgtgcctttttggtattttctaattttagtaattttttcaaaatttttggaaactttcatgTGTTATAATGTGGTATCACCCGATATTCAACCGATATGCCACAACGAATGTGGAACAACCAAGACCGCGACGCGATCGCGACCCGTGATGGCGAACCATGGTCCTAATCAATCGATCAAGTAATCACCACTAAAGTTTGACAGAGATGATTCCTTCCCAGTTCCCACCATGATCAGAAAACAGCCCGAGTGCTCCAACTTGCAAATGGAAACAAAGGCCGGGGCCAGAGGAAGGATGCTAATATCAGCTCCAAAAAATTGTGAAAGCTCAAATTTGCGCAgcatttatgtacttttggttTCTCCTTAAACGATTATACTCAATTCAACTTTCCAGATACTAGAAGTCCATAGCATGATCAACCATGCTCGTGGGAATTAAGCCATTACTTCTGACATCTAAAAGTTAATGCTACAGAACAGAAGATTTCAAATGTTTTCCGATTAGGTCATTAAAAACTTTGGCTTGACAAGGATCTAACAAGTTTAACTTTATATCTAGTTACAAGATTTCAATTGTTTTCCGACCCTTCTTCCTTCGGTAAGAATATATATTGATAAAGAAGCTACACAAATGAACTTTAGCCAAAGTGCTTTTTGAAGCTTGTAATCCACTGCTAAAGAAAACAGAGATTCTCTCAAAATACATATATTCTCCCGCCCCTACAAACATCAACCATTAAACCTAGTTGCCAGGGCAAGCAGAATCAAGCATGCTTGTGGCCCCTTGTTCTCTgtaataagcaaataaattgaTTAGTCCAAAAAATCCCTTTAAGCACTCGGTTTTCTTTCTGAGGCTCTTTTTAGTCTGCTTTAGTGTACTGCTCCACTTCTTCAAGAATGTGTTATCGCTTTCCTTCTTTGAATTTGTGATTGAAAGCTACATCATGAGAGCTACCAATCAAGTTAGCATGGCTCAAATTAGCGGTCATGGACTAGGGTGTTTTTTGTTACATAAAGTTCTTAAAGTTTGAGGAACAAGTTCTGAAAATATAGAATGCATTAATATAGAAATCCTTTTCAAATGTATGATGTATCGTTACTGTTCTGAAGACAGATTTGTTGAATGCTACACGAAACAACCTCTGAAGGAACGCCTATGTCCAAAAATGGCTAGTTCTATTGTTGACACATCTATTCTGCACTAGAAACCTGTACATCATGATTCATGAAGATTGTAGCTTCTCATATCATCTGTAAAAGGGTGGCAATGAGAATGAAGAACCGGATTTACATGCTTCAATACTTAAAGGAAGTATAGTATGATCTTATCCTAAGCGTTATTTGTCCATGTGTGAAAGAAAATGCCTCAGCTTTTGCTTTTCACAAATTGCAGTTGCAAGAATGAAACACAAAACTGCCTGAATTAGTACAGGCTTGCAATTTCAGGACTACAAAATACTAAAACTTCGTCAAGACTAGCCTTGGACTCGTCTCCAAACAGTGATTCCTTCCCATCTTGTCTTCTGGCATAAGACAATCCCAGTCTGGACTTAGCTTGCCTCAAATCACCAATCCCTGAATTGGTATCAGGGCCTGCAAATCCTCCCATAACAGGAGCCAAGGGAGGTCCAATCAGCAGACCATCTGCACCGAATTGTGGCCCTCCTCGAGCATAATCGAAAAGGGCAGCACCACTACCTCCTACTTTAGGTAAGATTATAGGATCACCATCCCTCTCCTTCTCCTCCTTTTCTCGCCAATAAAAAAGGAATGCATCAAAAGTATCATAGTAGTCATCTGTGCTTCTATATCCTTCAGGATTAAAAGCTCCAAACTTGAATGATTTGCTTGTGTAACCAATGATCACACATGGTCCCTTAAAGTCACTGCTGTTGTGAAAATCAGTTGCACTAAAGCCATCAACAGTGGCCTTGTAGCAGCATCTCAGCTCCCTACCTACTAAAATCCATTAAAAAACTTAGGCCTAACAAATTGGCTAGCGGTTACATTTTTAATCTTTTATCTTTGTAGCTAGGCATAAAGTTCAAATTTGTTCTGCAATCTTTGTAATTGTTTGATATTGCATCATCAAGTTCGTACTTCTTTGTGACTTCTTTTTGTGAACATTTTAGTAGATTGTTGGAGTTAAAGGAAGAATCTCTAACTTTTTCAGTTGCATGTCTGGATAATTTATCTGCAGAAGGAAGCAGTTTTTAACCATCAAGATGGCCCAAAGCTAGCCGACCTTATCCCACAATGCAAGCACTTTTCTTTTGACTTCAATGAACCAGATATCAAAATAGAAATCCATTCCCACTTATTGAAAGGGTTAAATAATGGGATTCTAGGCTTGCTTTTTCATTTGTTTAGGAATACTTTTTGCACAAAATAGAAGATGCTGAATTAACGAATAAAAGAATAACTAAGAGAAAGAGAGACGAAATTGTACCCTTCAAGAAAGTTTTGCCAACTAGGGAAGGTGGGAAAGGGAGTTGAATGTCATGGTACTTTGGTTGTGGCCTTGAATCATTCTTCTTGCTGCCGAAATCCCAATTGAACAAGTTTTGTGGCCATTTCTTGCAACCATGTGATAAAGAATTTGAGAAGAAACAAGCCATCTTCGGGAGGATTTAAGCCATATTCAGCATTCTCGAATTTCCACTTGCGATTTTATAAACTTATTTGCCTCTGGAATATTGACTGACTTCAGAAGACTATATATCTTATCCTCTCTCCAACTGCATGATGTTGAACCATACATTGGTCCGACTTATTTTCCCTTTATGACATAGGTTTGGTTCTACCATCTTTTCTATCAATCTACCAGAGGGGTACTTTTGCTCATTGAACTATTCATTAGTTTAGTTTAAGCTTTGTTGAAATTGTAGGAATTCGGTTCAAAGCAGTAAGAACTCCACCTAAATTGCAACATGAATATAACTTCTTTTATAATGATCCTAGGTGATATTTGATCCTTAATTATTTTGTAATGTAGCTAATTGATAAAAACTAGCTACAGctactctcttttttttttttttttttttaaaatgagtGGGAGGCGTTGAATCCAGACCCCAGACCCGATTTAAAATTTCTCTCACTTTACTTTACTGTTTAACACAACTCTCCCCAATTATAGTTGTTTCTTTAATTATTCATCATAATTGATTGAGAATGAACCCctaacccaaaaaaagaaaggagttCTAAACATGTTTTAGTTTTCTAGCGTTTTCACACATTGGGTAAATGACACAACTTTGAttttaccaaaaaataaaataaaagatctAACCTTGTTTTTAGTTAGTAATTAGTAAGAtaacaaaattactcaaaaatttttcataggGGAAGAGAAAAGGGGTGGATTTCAGAATTAAGGATTTCCCTGTTACTTAAGTGTCCCAATTGTGCTTGGTCTTAAAtactcaaaattttcatttattacagatttttgttaattttgggaTTGCTTCTCCGATTAATTATTTCAGGAGGCCTGGGGCTATCGAGCTTGTGAGGAGGCCTATTTAAAGAAACGAAAAGCCAATATGCCCAACCACATTAATTAttagatgaaatttatttaagCAATTCGACAGTAGCCAACGTCCGGGTCCTTAGCTCAGTGGTAGAGCATTCGACTGCAGATCGAGAGGTCACCGGTTCGAACCCGGTAGGGCCcttcacttttgcatttttttcaacTTCTGCGTGCTGATTAGTTTCCCTGCCTTTCTCGCCTCGCCTGTTCCTGGTATTCTTGCAGTGAGAAACCAGTCAACCACAGAAAACAATTACGTACAACTATCAACGGTTTTCCTttccttcaaaaaataaaataggaaaaaaaaatcgacTGAATATTCCTTTCCTTCAACTCTTTGATTTTTCATTCTAGTTTTGTATTGCAAATACTTGTACTTTACTCTCAGATTAGTTCAATAACTGAATATTTCTCATTTTGAATGTCTAATACGTTATTGGAGTGTTGGAGAGTTTTGGAAACAATAAATTGATAAAAAGACGAAC from Coffea eugenioides isolate CCC68of chromosome 8, Ceug_1.0, whole genome shotgun sequence encodes the following:
- the LOC113781565 gene encoding uncharacterized protein LOC113781565 isoform X1 yields the protein MACFFSNSLSHGCKKWPQNLFNWDFGSKKNDSRPQPKYHDIQLPFPPSLVGKTFLKVGRELRCCYKATVDGFSATDFHNSSDFKGPCVIIGYTSKSFKFGAFNPEGYRSTDDYYDTFDAFLFYWREKEEKERDGDPIILPKVGGSGAALFDYARGGPQFGADGLLIGPPLAPVMGGFAGPDTNSGIGDLRQAKSRLGLSYARRQDGKESLFGDESKASLDEVLVFCSPEIASLY
- the LOC113781565 gene encoding uncharacterized protein LOC113781565 isoform X2 — translated: MACFFSNSLSHGCKKWPQNLFNWDFGSKKNDSRPQPKYHDIQLPFPPSLVGKTFLKGRELRCCYKATVDGFSATDFHNSSDFKGPCVIIGYTSKSFKFGAFNPEGYRSTDDYYDTFDAFLFYWREKEEKERDGDPIILPKVGGSGAALFDYARGGPQFGADGLLIGPPLAPVMGGFAGPDTNSGIGDLRQAKSRLGLSYARRQDGKESLFGDESKASLDEVLVFCSPEIASLY